From the genome of Cololabis saira isolate AMF1-May2022 chromosome 1, fColSai1.1, whole genome shotgun sequence:
CCACCTACCAGTCCTGGACGGTTCTGGTCGGTTCTGGTCCACCTACCAGTCCTGGTCGGTTCTGGTCCACCTACCAGTCCTGGACGGCGCAGAACGAGTCCTGGCTGGTGATGTCGTACATGAGCAGGAAGCCCATGGCCCCCCGGTAGTAGGCGGTGGTGATGGTCCGGTACCGCTCCTGCCCCGCCGTGTCCTGCAAACACACAAACTTTACTATTTCTGTTCTTTAAACTTGAATAGAtagatttaaaaatgaaataataataataataataataataataataataataataataataataataataataaataaagctgcaagcagcgatgaacgggccctcgcgcgtgcaattttcaccaataaaggtcaaggactcaaaacgaagtccgatgacaccacccacgagtctttatgtcaaaccattcaaaagttataacagaaagtaggaactatagaatatggaccaaccagatgaaggggggggcgcgctatcgtcgccacggtaacgcttttgacagagaaaagcaatgcgcatcgttgcaggatggagacgcacattttgatgtataacacacctgggtgcaaagCGGGCCAAAGAACGGCCAAAGAaatcgccaaaattacacaattaattgaaaatggccaacttcctgttgggtttcggccatggcaccaagagacttttctttaagttgagacatgatacaggtgtgtactgattttcgtgcctgtacgtcaaaccgtattgtggggcttgaggcacaaagttttctagggggtgctgttgagccattttaccacgcccattaatgcaaaccattaaatatcaaatttttcaccactTTACCActtggcttggtgcaaaatttggtgacttttggggcatgtttagggggaaaaaggccctcatttcgtcggaagaacaacttggaaaataaaaacaataacatttcctacagatacaataactgcactgtaagtgctcgggccctaactagaaaATCTCTTGCTGCTTGTGTTCAGGGTGGTTGTGATTGTCtctggttctgtctgaggtggttctaATTGTACTGAATTAATTCATATGCTCCCacaaagtaatgcatacatttttttgttgccacggtaacaagcCCACCATCAATGAATGGTGTCATTTGGTCggtattttgacattttctgtaaatcacagcttcatgaaatttgaatagtTTGTAGTCCACAGGGGGGCGAGTTTTGgaacatttgaatcatgtccctatgataacctgttgcctagcaacaagtgtccaaatttcaattaacattttttttttattcaaagttGAAAATCTCAAAAACTCTAATAATTGGCATGAGATTGTAGGATCTTTTAGTCCAAAGCGAACAGAGTCTCCGTacatttgaatgatgtctctataataaagttcggccgagcaataaaccTCCgaattttcccctttttttcaatTAATCAATCAATACCTGGAGCTGTACTCTATTGCGCATGAGCAACTCTCAGCAGAGATAAGAACGGAAGAAGATACATCACTCTGTTGAAAAATGCGCGGCTGAATGCGATTGTACATAATGCAACTCAGCAGAGATAGGAAGGAAGAGAGATTTCTCACtcttaatttgtatttttgctGACAATTAAATTTGTCTGCGACTATTTTTAATGTCCATTTTTCTCGACAACGTCGACTAATCGTTACACCCCTTGTTTGTTTGAGGTTGTATTTATCTCATTTAAGACCTAAGAAGCAGATGGTAATACAACCTGAAACTGGGTGAACTCTTTTCCTTCCTTACAGGAAACATTTAACACAAAAACACTGAATCAAACTTTGCAGAAAGAAGAACATAAATGGTTAAGTGGACTGGGACATCGGTAATCCGACCCAAACGTTTACGTGGCCACACCCTGCAAACACACAAAGATGCGCCGCCTGTCTGCTCCTCGTTTACCTTCAGGGAGGGAACGAGGGAACGAGCTCGTCTGTAAACGCCCCGGAGAACCAGACGCTGGTTTAAATTCATTCGAGGAAACAAGGGGGAGCTGCAATATTGGCATCTCAGACTAATTGCTTAACTTTAAATCAATAAATCCAAGCTGCCTTCAACATTTGGAACCGGTAGTTTGTAGTTTGGTATCACTTTGTGCCGAAACTGAGACCTCCGAAGACCTTAGGACCTCCGAATATCGGTACAATGTTAGGCAGTAATAAGAAAattaagtaccgtattttctggactataagccgcacctgcatataagccgcatccactccatttaaaaaaaaacaataaaaaaaagatatacaagccgccccgtatataagccgcatctgctctatttataaaaaaagatatgcaagccgcagatatttatgatgttaaattagatatttactatatgtacagaaggattttgaactgtaaatgatgtacatgtttgtacctaaatagatctttcctaacagtgtctttaacacggcagcaactttgctgattaaaacgggacagaaccaagagaaaataaccagtatttatttatctgtttatctgtttgaaatctgcttctacctacttctatctgctaaagaagaagtagcgtattcttctttgcatttattttttcttagttttgattctaattccggttagcactccccctagcggtggaataaaaatccacagaatagccgcacctttgtataagccgcatggttcaaaacctatgaaaaaagtagcggcttatagtccagaaaatacggtatctaTATAGAATATGGGTAATACGCGCAGTGCCTTGGTTTTCATACGCTCATACGGCAGAAGAAGCACGGCAGCGACGGAGAACGAGAAGGGCGAAAGCGGATTGTtgaatgaaacaaatgaaccGGAATTGGTTTGAAAAATGGTGCAACTTCAGTGGAATGGAGTTGgtttatggagctagaacagtctcataattcgcaaatgcacacactgtttcacaaatgcacaggacaagtttcacaaatgcacagaccgattcacgcgtgcataggacaagatatacaaatataacctgatttacaaacgtttttttgtctgtgagctgcgctggatttgcgtgtgacttttgagactcccctgacgtgactcgatccacaaatacgttttttttttttaacacggaaggctcttcaaccaatcagatgtcttcctttgtttcagccaatcataagagctcaccccacgtgggggacgatttactcgtaaaccaatcagtaTCAATCGTACAGTATAATACacatataatataaatacatataatacTCCCTGAGGAAGGCGCAAGCCGACACGCGTTGGTGTTTTTTAGATGTAACCCAGTCAaagtaacgtttttttttttacttttttcaagccaccagagtgcctgcattttttcttttgaggtatttgtgtatttctacgacttactgaatcgatatcaaagaatttaaatcaatatcgaatcgaaaactaatcgaaacctaaagaatcgaaatcgaatcgtgaggttcttAACAATACCCAGCCCTACTAAGGACCCCTGAAGACGTCCATGGAGCTCCGTAAACCTCCATGGACCTCCATACCGACTGTGCAACAGCGTTTTCCGTGCTCTTCCCAACCTCAcccagatctgcagcttcacccTCTCGTCTCAcccagatctgcagcttcacccTCTTGTCTCAcccagatctgcagcttcacccTCTCATCTCAcccagatctgcagcttcacccTCTCATCTCAcccagatctgcagcttcacccTCTTGTCTCAcccagatctgcagcttcacccTCTTTCTCAcccagatctgcagcttcacccTCTTGTCTCAcccagatctgcagcttcacccTCTTGTCGTTCCGGTACACAGTCTGGACCTTGAAGTCGATGCCGACGGTGCTCACGAAGGCCGAGGTGAAGGAGTCGTCAGCGAAGCGGAACAGGAAGGACGTCTTCCCCACGCTGCTGTTGCCGATGATCAGCAGCTTGAACATGTAGTCAAAGTTCTGGTCGGCCGCGTCTCTCTGCTCCGGGGCCGCCGCCGGGTCTCTGGCTAGAGCCATctggcaacaacaacaacaacaacaacaacaacaccgtCAACATGTGACTGCTCCAACGGGATGTCACCAGAAGACGATGATGTCTCCAGGAAGTAAACGCCGTGATTCAGGATTTtccaggtctggacctggactgcggggggtttggggttagctcaggggtcaccaacctgGTGCCCACTAATCCCAAACTAGCTCTGTctaaaattgtatttaattgtgttgctattctttttaaattacattcacAGTGATGTAAACTCAAAAACGAATacacaaaaatgtaaataaaaaaaaaaaaaataataaatcatgaAAAAAGACAGGTCAGTCTAGTGCACATGACCAAACACAGCTTTGCTGAGACGAGCTCGTGAGCGCTGCAAAGCAAAGATGAGGAGACGGAAGCGGTTTCTACCgacaaaaacatggcaggaaaaaggaagaaaacgtATCATTTTCACAGTGAATGGGAGGGAGAGTTCTTTTTTACTAACGTGAAAGAAAACTGTGTGTCTCTCATTTGCGATGCGACTGTGGCGacggctaaaggctgatttcagGTTCCgccttacaccaacgcagaacctacggcgtagggtacgcagcgccgcgtaccctacgccgtaggctgtgcgtccattttacgcggaaccataaatcaggcataAGCGGCACAACATGGAGAGACATTTCAGTAAATAtcaaaagatttattttaaaaggagtCAATTTTTGTTAAATCTTACATGATTGATCATTTGTACAAACATGCTTCAGAGTTCATGATTTGATAAAAACTGTTAGTGGCTTGTGAAAATTCAAAAGATTTCCTGCAAATTGTTGTGGAAGTGATCATTTGAAAATGAAACTTTTGGAAAGGTATTTAAGAAATGAAATATTGCATGTTGAAATGTATCTGTTTCCTACCTTGTTTAATCATTCTGAATAATTATTTTTGATGAATCATTAACGATTAGTGtcttcattaataataatgttaaattAAAGGTAAACTGTGTAACTTTGTTATTTCAGCAGTGTTTTATCAAAGTGGTAGCCCTTTGCATTACTCAGTGACCTTGAAGTAGCTCTCAGTTTCAgaaggttggtgacccctggatTAGCTGTTGTTGAGACACTGCAACACCATTGTCACGCGAagttccagcttcctacccccccgacaccttggaagtagcttcaacaaagacttgaaccacgggaatgccatatgatgaagttcctgactgactatgGGGTAGTTCCAACTGaacgatcacatctgactgtaaataccttttaattgctttttgtctttcaCCTTCTTGTCTTTCACCTGGTTTGTTTATTCTTGCCTTTTGTGCTTtaaacttactgtataaaagtccTGTTGTCAAACCACTCttggtcagcacaccaacccagccatgctctgcgtaggtctgctcaccgccggctactgaataaaactcactacaccacagcggacttctgaactggttttgataatattcttcaacaatgTCCTGCTGCACAACACTTTTTTAACCGAGGTTTAGTCGTCAGACATCAACGTCTGTAAAACACTTGGGTTCACAGAAGTTTCAGGGGTAAAcgattattgttattatatccatccatccacccaaatatccatatatcatccatgcatccatgcatccatccatccatccatccatccatccaaatatcatccatgcatgcatccatccatccatcatacatccatatatccgtccatccattcatttattcattcatcatccatcaaaatatccattcatccacccatccatccatgcatccatccatccatccatccatgcatccatccatccatccatccatccatccatccatccatccattcattcatccacccatccatccagtcatccatccaaacattcaattcaattcaattcaattttatttatatagcgtctaatacaacatatgttgtctctagacgctttccagagatccagaacatgaacataaacataaacataaacataaacccccgagcaattattgcataaacaatggcaggtaaaaactcccatagtgggagaaaagccttaagccaaacagtggcaagaaaaactcccctttaggaggaagaaacctggaccaggacctggatcataaggggggaccctcctgccgaaggccagactgggggagtcagggacgtcagcagcacagcaggcaggtggaagcagcagcgggatgaccagagggggggggactgcaggccagaacacagctcccgaggctccggcctgcaaacatccaaatatccatgcattcatccatccgtccatttaTCGATGCATCCATcattccattcatccatccatccatgttttaTCTGCTGACGCGCAACAAACACTCACCCACTCTCATCTGTCGCTCTTACTCATCCTGTCATAATCCAGCCAGATCTCACCCCTCCATCACTCTCTCTACCCCCCCAAGCCCATAATGAGATCTGAGACAACCATTCACCCCTCCATCACtctcctccccccctccccggtGCTGATGGGGGTCTCCGGGGACCAGCTCAGCCTCTAAATCAGCATCTTCCAGGACGTTTACACACAGAAACGGCCTGCTGCTGCATGGacacagcaacacacacacacagtgagaAGGGTTTGGTCCGTATTTACTCAAACACAGCAggagtcctgcagctgcaggaccatcTACCAGCTGGCCTGGGAGCTGCAGGACTCGATCctcctgcaggacctgcaggtcaACCAGTGGGGGCTGGTCCCTGCAGCTCCCACTTGTCTCTACACATGTCTCTAACCCCCCCCGGATTTTCCTCAGACATATGTTTATAAGTTCAGATCATGAAGTTGGTGTTGCATCAACCTGCAGCCCCGGTTCTCCGGTCCCCCCGGTCCTCCACCCCCCAGCAGCAGCGTCTCCCCCCCGGTTACCTCGGTGTCCTCCGCGGGTCTTCCCCCTGATCAGCCCCGGGTCCGAGCTGCTGTCTGCGGATCTGTGTGCGGGGCCAGCTGCTCCTCTCCCGGATCTCCCCGGGCATGTGCTCTGGAGGAGGAATCAAGTCTGGAGGATTCACCCACCACTTCCGGTCCGGGACTAAGACAATAAAACCAATTCATACatacaattatatgtatatatgtatattgtatagatatacaggactgtctcagaaaatttgaatattgtgataaagttctttattttctgtaatgcaattaaaaaaacaaaaatgtcatacattctggattcattacaaatcaactaaaatattacaagccttttattattttaatatttctgattatggtttacagtttaagattaagattcccagaatattctaattttttgagacaggatatttgagttttcttaagatgtaagccatgatcagcaatattaaaataaaaggcttgcaatatttcagttgatttgtaatgaatccagaatgtatgacatttttgtttttgtaattgcattacagaaaatcacaatattgtaattttctgagacagtcctgtatatatatatatatatatatatataattttaattACAGCTTTAATTACAATTAAAgccaagcagcgatgaacgggccctcgcgtgtgcaattttcaccaataaaagccAAGTCCCAAACGTTGTATTTTTCGTTGTTTCCCTGCAAGCTGTACTTTGAACGATAGCAGGAAGAAGACGGTGGTATTTTGTCTTTTAGAAGCTAAACATAAAACTGCACTGTCATGGAAATCTGTTCCAAGACCAAGTAGGCAGAGTTGGGTTGAGGGATTACAGCAATGCCTTGCTTTAGAGAAACTTGCATATGCTGTTAAAGGGAAATATAACACATTTCAGAAGATATGGGGCTCTTTTATGCAGTTTctggagggggaggattttACTGCAGTTTTGTAGTCTGCTgttgtattatatatttttattcttatttttatatatgcaacttcttgtttatttctaataaggtcACTGATCACATTTTGGATGGTGGGAGAATTCTAGAAGTACACAATGTGTTTCCAGCTGTGTACGTACATGTTGGTCACTCATtatccttttcttttccctAAACGCCATGATGAGAATCAGTACGGAAGagaattagggccaggcaggagaaaaatctaaataatatcttagaggaggaagattttttttttcattatgcacttcaagaaaaatgtcaaaatgtcgagaaaaaagtcgaaatgtccagattaatgttgaaatacaatttcgagaaaaaagtcgaaatgtcgacaaaaaagtcataatttcgtgaataaagttgaaatgctgagaaaaaaggcgaaatttcgactttattcacgaaatttcaactttattctcgaaatttcaactttattcccaaaatttcgactttattcccaaaattttgactttattcccaaaattttgactttattcacgaaaatttcgactttattcttgaaattgtatttcaacattaatctggacatttcgactttttttttgacatttcgacttttttctcgaagtgcataatgaaaaaaaatcttcctcctctaaaatattatttttctttttctcctgcttcaccctaatactcttccgtagaatcaGTCAGTTACCACAACAGTAAAATTTACCACTTAAATCTCTACACTTGGAATATCTTCAAGTGCCTATTTGTATGTATTAATGTGCCTTGTTCTGTTTTGTGCCTTTGTACTATAATTaaaaaagtcaataaaaatatttgtcaaaaaaaaacaaaaactccagGTCGgagtttcgacttttttctcgaagtgctcgataaaaaaaaatcttcccctctcaaatattttttctcctgcctggccctaatactcttccgtacgtttccgatttgatttatttacactaaactttattttgaaaggcaaCTTTGGTCGGTTTCCTGAATCTGGTCCAGTTTTTTGCTGCTTCACTtgctgtttcttttgtttttttaactccaCTTGTGGAGGCTGGTGGAGGCAGCAGGAGTTACGCAACAGTTGCACATCCAACACTCATGATCTCTCTCTTTTAAATCAGTTACTTTTACCGTAACAAGGACGTGTCACGTCCATCACCACAGTTTACTGGGCTGAtattttaaacatgaatcatttaaGTGTCGGAACAAATACATCCTGTGAGCCGAGGGGCAACAACCTGAGCGGACACGCAACTGGAGACCTGGAGAGATGGAACCTGGAATAAATCATGTCAggacaaacaacaaaaagaaagggAATGTGGGAAATGATGCAACGACTGCAGGATGAGAAGGTTTTTATTGGAGAACTTAAGCAGCGCGCTGGATTTTGCGGCTGGtgaataaaagtcaaggactcaaaactaagtccgacgacaccacccacgagtctttatgtcaaaccattaaaaagttatggcagaaatttttacatttttaaaatagggactataacatatcgaccaatcagaagaaggggcggggctaatttgcaccaattaccgtattgtcccgaatataagacgacccgattataagacgaccccctctttttcaagactcaagtttgaagaaagactttttgaacaccaaattcaatttttatacagaaaataattacagtac
Proteins encoded in this window:
- the LOC133450543 gene encoding GTP-binding protein Rab-3D-like; amino-acid sequence: MALARDPAAAPEQRDAADQNFDYMFKLLIIGNSSVGKTSFLFRFADDSFTSAFVSTVGIDFKVQTVYRNDKRVKLQIWDTAGQERYRTITTAYYRGAMGFLLMYDITSQDSFCAVQDWATQIKTYSWDSAQVVLVGNKLDLEEDRQVPAEDGQRVATELGFQFLEASAKDNVNVKQVFDRLVDVICEKMNESVNGASPAPPGGQTGDALKEQPPPGQTGCGC